From Pelotomaculum schinkii, the proteins below share one genomic window:
- a CDS encoding TolB family protein yields MGEFQKHGTMVIFLLVMICSLSLAGCGTGLGAKDLAGGVQVALHATENTEFPGRLAVLKQGDLWVLESGREPLRLTGDGCSSSPAWSPDGQWLLFYKYDPAEKWSRNYSLWVARADGGGVFGLEPGGQVLDARWSPAANSIAYLIVKPGESVRSGEFKLADVGDKGPGEPLLLKEASEKIVNFCWVPAGDRLVYTTAAENPNVKESPAIKVMPARGGEAETILALEPEFSPEAGHPP; encoded by the coding sequence ATGGGTGAATTTCAAAAGCATGGCACAATGGTGATTTTTTTGCTTGTAATGATATGTTCCCTATCCTTGGCCGGTTGCGGGACGGGACTAGGGGCGAAAGACCTTGCCGGAGGCGTGCAGGTTGCGTTACATGCAACGGAAAATACAGAATTTCCCGGCCGGCTGGCTGTGCTCAAGCAGGGAGACCTGTGGGTGCTGGAGAGCGGGAGGGAGCCGTTGCGCTTGACCGGCGACGGCTGCAGCAGTTCTCCCGCCTGGTCCCCGGACGGGCAATGGCTGCTCTTTTACAAATATGACCCGGCTGAAAAATGGTCGAGAAATTACTCTTTATGGGTGGCTCGCGCCGATGGCGGAGGGGTTTTCGGCCTGGAGCCGGGAGGGCAGGTGCTGGACGCCCGGTGGTCCCCTGCGGCGAACAGCATCGCCTACCTTATTGTAAAACCGGGTGAAAGTGTAAGGAGCGGCGAATTCAAACTGGCCGATGTCGGCGACAAAGGTCCCGGGGAACCGCTTTTATTGAAGGAAGCGTCTGAAAAAATAGTGAATTTCTGCTGGGTACCCGCCGGCGACAGGCTGGTTTACACGACGGCGGCCGAAAATCCAAATGTAAAAGAAAGTCCCGCCATCAAGGTTATGCCTGCCAGGGGAGGCGAAGCCGAAACGATCCTGGCCTTGGAGCCGGAATTTTCACCTGAGGCAGGACATCCCCCGTGA
- a CDS encoding YcdB/YcdC domain-containing protein, with protein sequence MKKAKGVVVAVLTAGMLLSATALAAGQDAPVVAREVKGGVESVQVTNGTYPLHEVELTESQQQAMEKIYQIVPELKELTVEGVHEGGEDAWGVTLSNRAGEAVSGIMCIRASLSFKTGTNELVRFDIRNPDWASLELPPAELAKEKAYEFARQVLGDKIKDYRMSDGIGFSSGGARDSKGNEINWTEAGVQFERLINGIPMLNSGIRVDVDAAGHVTEYYTDGFYQINGGIKYEEPDLAAFPSPALAITGEAAEEIFAGLLEMKLNYVGSFPLQYPKYRSGEVETRPVLMYAPSAYASIDAVTGEPLAGFQQPPQISLVSLTGEGKKLVAATPEEAAALLAAETGMDIAGMKLSGEDEVEESLQPGIKVKTYHLNSEPQTGQDGTPDYSTMRYLYLRTLADTGQVVGFNLQDEAGHGEKATVSRAAAQETAIQFLQRYLDRGAAEMEMYVSWPQEESIPDWVDRSKLEGNEQRPEYNFAFTCTHQGIPVSDRGYSVTVDGLTGGITAFHDRNSSSSVTLPDSKNVVTAEAAKAEFLKSHPLRLVYLWPEYYGQKAPEPVLVYMPDHGAGMEYIDAFTGKTVTAEMD encoded by the coding sequence TTGAAAAAGGCTAAAGGCGTAGTGGTTGCCGTCCTGACAGCGGGTATGCTGTTGTCCGCGACCGCTTTGGCGGCGGGACAAGATGCGCCGGTGGTGGCGCGGGAAGTAAAAGGCGGTGTGGAAAGTGTACAGGTGACAAACGGGACGTACCCGCTTCACGAAGTGGAGTTGACTGAGTCACAGCAGCAAGCCATGGAAAAAATCTATCAAATCGTGCCCGAGCTAAAGGAACTCACCGTGGAAGGAGTGCATGAAGGGGGGGAGGATGCTTGGGGGGTAACCTTGAGCAATCGTGCCGGTGAGGCGGTGTCTGGTATTATGTGCATTCGTGCCAGTCTTTCTTTTAAAACCGGTACAAACGAACTGGTGAGGTTCGATATCCGGAACCCGGATTGGGCTTCTTTAGAGCTCCCACCTGCCGAACTGGCCAAAGAAAAAGCTTATGAATTTGCCCGGCAGGTTCTGGGAGATAAGATCAAGGACTACCGGATGAGTGATGGAATAGGCTTCAGTTCAGGAGGCGCGCGGGACAGCAAGGGGAACGAGATAAACTGGACCGAGGCGGGAGTGCAGTTTGAGCGCCTGATCAACGGCATACCTATGTTAAACAGCGGCATTCGGGTGGATGTCGACGCAGCCGGTCATGTCACCGAATATTATACAGATGGTTTTTATCAGATAAATGGCGGCATAAAATACGAAGAACCGGACCTTGCCGCGTTTCCATCTCCTGCCCTGGCCATAACAGGGGAAGCTGCGGAAGAGATTTTTGCCGGGCTGCTGGAAATGAAGCTGAACTATGTTGGCAGCTTTCCTTTGCAGTATCCAAAGTATCGCAGCGGGGAGGTCGAAACCCGTCCGGTTTTGATGTACGCTCCTTCGGCCTATGCGTCCATAGACGCTGTAACGGGGGAGCCGCTGGCCGGTTTTCAGCAGCCGCCGCAGATCAGTCTGGTAAGCCTGACTGGGGAGGGTAAGAAACTGGTCGCCGCGACTCCCGAAGAAGCAGCCGCTCTGCTTGCCGCTGAGACCGGCATGGATATTGCCGGCATGAAGCTTAGCGGGGAAGATGAGGTGGAAGAATCCCTTCAGCCGGGAATTAAGGTGAAAACGTACCACTTGAACTCCGAACCCCAAACGGGTCAGGACGGTACGCCGGATTACAGCACAATGCGTTATTTGTATCTCAGGACTCTGGCGGACACAGGACAGGTTGTCGGGTTCAACCTGCAGGACGAAGCCGGGCACGGCGAGAAGGCGACAGTATCCAGGGCCGCCGCGCAGGAAACAGCCATCCAATTTTTGCAAAGGTACCTGGATCGGGGCGCGGCCGAAATGGAAATGTACGTCTCCTGGCCGCAGGAAGAAAGCATTCCCGACTGGGTGGACAGGAGCAAGCTGGAAGGCAATGAGCAGCGTCCGGAGTATAATTTTGCCTTCACGTGCACGCACCAGGGCATCCCGGTTTCGGACCGGGGGTACTCTGTCACTGTGGACGGACTTACCGGCGGGATTACGGCTTTTCACGACAGGAACAGCAGTTCATCCGTCACCCTTCCGGACAGCAAGAATGTTGTGACCGCTGAGGCGGCAAAAGCCGAATTTTTGAAAAGCCACCCGTTGCGCCTGGTTTACCTCTGGCCTGAGTATTACGGCCAGAAAGCGCCCGAGCCCGTCCTGGTTTACATGCCGGACCATGGTGCAGGCATGGAGTACATCGACGCCTTTACCGGAAAAACGGTGACGGCGGAGATGGATTAA
- a CDS encoding TolB family protein — protein sequence MSFFKYPSSASLTADGVSLYVTSIDGEAPRQLATMLAYPDWVDWYCYGDSVAYIEGSGREAQSNKRLSIMPVNRPDLAVTVTPEGYVDRDPAWSPEGAFIAVSRAKSAPEISQPEEWPSSAIWLAQPDGSGARRISDGDGTPGYSDCHPWWAGSGRSLMWVRVQGEKASIWQSGADGENIGQIFDELDIPQSYYGAYKWDEVVAWYPGGFYHPLPFPGNQVRDVRAIGDSFILVEKGTSGDHDFYLDHPSFNGMKHIVYFIETAKFKEYKDGELVFTARGGSDTGNYQFPYLLTYNPDTEELRREEPFLPLNEQEDIAFGKDGWKQILTNIEIQESAVVFDFEAAPGEVLAGGSRLPYTTVRYNEQSSDLVFSFLNVEPADSLKEKTIIESPGSQYVKEIRLEQLTGSPGDAQNPAQPPVVKIRIVLTGTPLYKAEASFAKESIYAANSCTVRFQ from the coding sequence TTGAGCTTTTTTAAATACCCTTCCTCTGCATCCTTGACTGCCGACGGGGTAAGTTTATATGTAACCTCAATAGATGGAGAAGCTCCCCGGCAGCTGGCAACCATGCTTGCTTACCCCGACTGGGTCGACTGGTATTGTTATGGTGACTCTGTGGCGTATATTGAAGGCAGCGGCAGGGAAGCGCAGTCCAACAAGCGCCTCTCGATCATGCCTGTTAACAGGCCGGACCTGGCGGTGACGGTGACTCCCGAGGGCTATGTGGACCGCGACCCGGCCTGGTCACCGGAAGGAGCGTTCATCGCGGTAAGCCGGGCGAAATCTGCGCCGGAAATTAGTCAGCCCGAGGAATGGCCGTCGTCTGCAATCTGGCTGGCGCAGCCGGACGGTTCCGGGGCGAGAAGAATCAGCGACGGCGACGGGACGCCGGGATATTCCGACTGCCATCCCTGGTGGGCCGGGAGCGGCCGGAGCCTGATGTGGGTGCGGGTGCAGGGAGAAAAAGCCTCGATTTGGCAGTCCGGAGCGGACGGAGAAAATATTGGCCAAATTTTTGATGAATTGGATATACCCCAGAGCTATTACGGCGCCTATAAATGGGATGAGGTAGTGGCCTGGTATCCTGGCGGGTTTTATCACCCCCTGCCTTTTCCCGGCAACCAGGTAAGAGACGTCAGAGCTATCGGCGACAGCTTTATACTGGTAGAAAAGGGGACGTCCGGCGACCATGATTTTTACCTCGATCACCCATCATTCAACGGTATGAAACACATCGTCTACTTCATTGAAACCGCCAAATTCAAAGAATACAAAGACGGAGAACTTGTGTTTACCGCCAGAGGGGGCAGCGATACCGGCAATTACCAATTTCCCTACCTGTTGACTTACAACCCCGACACGGAAGAATTGAGAAGGGAGGAGCCGTTCCTGCCCTTGAACGAACAAGAAGATATTGCTTTCGGGAAGGACGGCTGGAAGCAAATTCTCACTAATATTGAAATTCAGGAATCGGCAGTTGTTTTCGATTTCGAGGCGGCGCCGGGAGAAGTGCTCGCCGGCGGCAGCAGGCTGCCGTACACAACGGTCCGGTATAACGAACAATCAAGTGATTTGGTATTCAGCTTTTTAAATGTGGAACCGGCCGACAGTTTGAAAGAAAAAACAATTATCGAGAGCCCGGGCTCGCAATACGTCAAAGAGATCAGGTTGGAACAACTAACGGGATCTCCGGGCGATGCGCAAAACCCCGCTCAACCGCCCGTGGTCAAAATACGTATAGTATTGACCGGAACGCCTCTGTATAAAGCCGAAGCGTCATTCGCCAAGGAGAGCATATATGCTGCCAACAGTTGTACGGTAAGATTCCAATAA
- the mutY gene encoding A/G-specific adenine glycosylase, with translation MDDTVAATCSGMPEAEQIEGLRRLAEPILAWYEQNARILPWREQPDPYRVWISEIMLQQTRIEAVLPYFYRFVEVLPDIPALAKAEEATLLKLWEGLGYYNRVRNLQKAARIIVERHGGRLPSSYQHLLKLPGIGEYTAGAIASIAYHIPVPAVDGNALRVLARLLACRADIAQPQARKTLRAAAQAMLPRERAGDFNQAMMDLGSLVCLPGPAPRCDLCPVRTGCAAYRQGVADKLPVKSPQKPRAMQQKTVLVLASQGKTLLRRRPAEGLLAGLWEFPNLDGWLTEKEVAALLDEWGICPASVRRLADARHIFTHMEWHMHGYLVYAADALPVPNCVWVDGEAVRREYALPSAYSAFTRHLPRWLAETKNNLEIH, from the coding sequence GTGGACGACACTGTGGCAGCAACATGTTCCGGCATGCCGGAAGCGGAGCAGATCGAAGGGCTGCGCCGGTTGGCGGAACCGATTTTAGCATGGTATGAGCAAAACGCCCGCATCCTGCCGTGGCGTGAGCAGCCTGATCCTTATAGGGTATGGATCTCCGAAATCATGCTGCAGCAAACGCGTATAGAGGCGGTACTGCCTTATTTTTATAGATTTGTGGAGGTATTGCCGGACATTCCTGCCCTGGCGAAGGCGGAGGAAGCCACTCTGCTGAAGTTGTGGGAGGGGTTGGGCTACTATAACCGGGTGAGAAACTTGCAAAAGGCAGCCCGCATTATTGTGGAGCGCCACGGCGGGAGGCTTCCGTCTTCCTATCAGCACCTGTTGAAGCTGCCCGGGATCGGAGAGTATACCGCCGGAGCGATCGCTTCCATTGCCTATCATATCCCCGTCCCGGCAGTGGATGGCAATGCGCTCAGGGTATTGGCCCGTTTGCTGGCCTGCCGGGCCGATATAGCACAGCCGCAGGCCAGGAAAACCCTGCGCGCAGCGGCTCAAGCCATGCTGCCCCGCGAACGCGCGGGGGACTTTAACCAGGCCATGATGGATCTGGGGTCCCTGGTATGCCTGCCGGGTCCGGCTCCCCGCTGTGACCTCTGTCCCGTGCGGACAGGCTGTGCCGCCTACCGGCAGGGCGTGGCGGACAAACTTCCCGTTAAGTCTCCCCAAAAGCCCCGCGCCATGCAGCAAAAAACAGTGCTGGTGCTGGCTTCTCAGGGCAAGACGCTGCTCAGGCGGCGTCCCGCAGAAGGGCTGCTGGCGGGGTTATGGGAATTCCCCAATTTGGATGGCTGGCTTACTGAGAAGGAAGTGGCCGCTTTGTTGGACGAATGGGGGATCTGCCCCGCATCGGTGCGAAGGCTGGCGGACGCACGACATATTTTTACCCATATGGAGTGGCATATGCACGGGTATCTGGTGTATGCCGCAGATGCCCTGCCTGTACCAAACTGTGTTTGGGTGGATGGGGAGGCGGTGCGCCGGGAATATGCGCTGCCCAGCGCATATTCGGCTTTTACCCGGCATCTTCCCCGCTGGCTGGCAGAAACAAAAAACAACCTTGAGATTCATTAA
- a CDS encoding sensor histidine kinase: MDIKSRNINYSGGAKLAAVIIVWLGFLGTMGSCLFLYRNHDIASSSSYNEVYSFQSKFASLVHNVVEYHVLLKNEDHIQNSGADGQTAADNLQRLHRIENKLPAMVNFVYYVRNTQTGETWSNLGSEIADPVRFIQKQPARAFLNGWTSDASIPFGNLEDMMAGRPYEVYAAVVDPPQAGDMFYDNYLDYTRTKALTDAATILAMIAFVLMAAAFVYLIYTTVRREPEEYGTPPRPTWLYADVHTVLVLLAAVLSLTVVVGFGPDLSDTLIIAALAVVLSLDLFIGLTYVLSIARQIRDRSIFTNTLLYKLGSALKAFLRLAFRGEGFKLWILPLLLGYGFANGLLFVLFRETYRGYFGGSAFFILFLLIAFNAGVVYFAARSLAALPQIMEAVKEISAGNLDYPLESTGIPVSFAAFAEDIRSLQGGLQKALAQAVKGERMKTDLITNVSHDLKTPLTSIINYVDLLQKEQLENEAAAEYVNILEEKSARLKQLIEDLVEASKASSGNLAVTGEKVDLQELMMQACGEYEEKIQQAELDLHIQTAAETVCVWADGKHMWRIAENLLSNVVKYSLPHSRVYIDIASNNGYGSFTIKNISAFPLNISPEQLTERFVRGDEARSTEGSGLGLSIAQSLTGLQGGKFRLEIDGDLFKVTVAIPL, translated from the coding sequence TTGGATATAAAATCGAGAAATATTAACTATTCCGGCGGAGCCAAACTGGCAGCCGTGATCATAGTCTGGCTGGGCTTTCTGGGGACTATGGGCAGTTGCCTTTTTTTGTACCGGAATCACGACATCGCCAGTTCATCAAGCTATAACGAAGTTTATTCGTTCCAAAGCAAATTTGCTTCGCTGGTGCATAACGTAGTGGAATATCATGTCTTACTGAAAAACGAAGACCATATTCAGAACTCCGGCGCAGACGGGCAAACCGCAGCCGACAATCTGCAACGCCTCCACCGCATTGAAAATAAGCTTCCCGCCATGGTCAATTTCGTTTATTATGTGCGCAATACCCAAACCGGGGAAACATGGAGCAATTTGGGCTCAGAGATAGCCGATCCGGTCAGGTTTATCCAGAAGCAACCAGCCAGAGCCTTTCTTAACGGCTGGACATCTGATGCCAGCATCCCTTTCGGAAACCTTGAAGATATGATGGCCGGCCGCCCCTATGAGGTATACGCGGCAGTAGTGGACCCGCCGCAAGCCGGGGATATGTTCTATGACAACTATCTGGATTACACCCGGACCAAAGCCCTCACCGACGCCGCCACCATTTTGGCGATGATAGCCTTCGTCCTCATGGCGGCTGCCTTTGTTTATCTGATTTATACAACCGTCCGCCGGGAACCGGAGGAATACGGGACGCCGCCCCGGCCAACCTGGCTGTACGCCGATGTCCATACGGTTCTGGTGTTGCTAGCGGCAGTTCTGTCATTGACTGTCGTCGTCGGCTTTGGCCCGGATCTATCGGATACACTGATCATAGCAGCCCTGGCCGTTGTTCTCAGCCTGGATCTATTCATTGGCTTAACCTATGTTTTGTCCATAGCCCGGCAGATCAGAGACCGGTCAATTTTTACCAACACCCTGCTGTACAAGCTCGGCTCGGCTTTAAAAGCCTTCCTGCGCCTGGCTTTCCGGGGCGAGGGCTTTAAACTGTGGATACTGCCGCTGCTTTTGGGCTACGGCTTCGCAAACGGATTGTTGTTTGTGCTTTTCCGCGAAACCTACCGTGGCTATTTCGGCGGATCCGCCTTCTTTATCCTCTTCTTATTAATCGCCTTCAATGCCGGGGTTGTCTACTTTGCCGCCAGGTCGCTGGCCGCTTTGCCGCAGATCATGGAGGCGGTCAAGGAGATCTCGGCCGGGAACCTGGACTACCCCTTGGAGAGCACCGGCATTCCCGTCAGCTTTGCGGCTTTCGCCGAAGATATCCGCAGCCTCCAGGGAGGATTGCAAAAAGCGTTGGCCCAAGCGGTCAAAGGCGAGCGGATGAAAACCGATCTGATCACCAATGTCTCTCATGATCTGAAAACTCCGCTTACTTCCATCATCAATTATGTTGACTTGCTCCAGAAGGAGCAGTTGGAGAATGAAGCGGCGGCTGAGTATGTCAATATATTGGAAGAAAAATCAGCCCGCTTAAAGCAGCTCATTGAGGACCTGGTGGAAGCCAGCAAGGCCTCCAGCGGCAATCTGGCGGTGACCGGAGAAAAAGTGGACTTGCAGGAGCTGATGATGCAGGCGTGCGGAGAATATGAGGAAAAAATCCAACAGGCAGAGCTGGATCTTCATATTCAAACTGCGGCTGAAACGGTCTGCGTATGGGCGGACGGCAAACACATGTGGCGGATAGCCGAAAACCTGTTGTCCAATGTGGTGAAATACTCCCTGCCCCATTCCCGGGTGTATATTGATATTGCCTCCAACAATGGCTATGGATCTTTCACCATTAAAAACATCTCGGCTTTTCCCCTTAATATTTCTCCCGAGCAGCTTACCGAGCGCTTCGTACGGGGGGATGAGGCCAGAAGCACCGAAGGATCGGGACTGGGCCTTTCCATTGCGCAGAGCTTAACCGGTTTGCAGGGAGGAAAATTCCGGCTGGAAATTGACGGCGATTTATTCAAAGTAACGGTAGCCATCCCTTTGTGA
- a CDS encoding type II toxin-antitoxin system prevent-host-death family antitoxin, whose amino-acid sequence MSELCKRSGEPVHLTKNGEGDLVVMDVEAFARRESMLRLRENLIAAEEGRLSGKNGYSIDEVSSMMKAAVREVLHGKRE is encoded by the coding sequence ATTTCTGAGCTGTGCAAGCGGTCGGGAGAACCGGTGCACCTGACCAAGAACGGCGAGGGCGATCTGGTGGTGATGGATGTTGAAGCATTTGCAAGGCGCGAGAGCATGCTGCGCCTTCGGGAAAACCTGATTGCCGCTGAGGAAGGCCGGTTGAGCGGCAAAAACGGTTATTCTATTGACGAGGTATCCTCCATGATGAAGGCCGCTGTCCGAGAGGTACTGCATGGAAAGCGGGAATAA
- a CDS encoding CapA family protein, protein MKRFLIITIIIVLGCLGYLVKKDLLPGAWGNSSPEENFAAFKAKKLKLPIRTEPVCLVAVGDIMLSRGVAGEIKEHGDDPRHPFLQIEKYLKSGDIVFGNLENPITPGREIMMPEMTLRADPGVEIALKDAGFTVLSLANNHLPDFGSQGVLDTVRYLNNAGIGHTGAGETEEEAFAAEFIEVKGLRVAFLAFTDPAIVPDSYPARSDHPGVAFLNQEKMRAAVRYAGEKADFVVVSMHAGTEYETRPDLAQTRLARLAVDAGADLVLGHHPHVVQKIEKYKGKYIFYSLGNFVFDQKWSRATRVGLAAKIFITPEGVEKFELLPVFINDQDQPQALEGEEAEMALENTGLRLEDTAIPAWDQESRVFRETKRYVCYARKPLLECRLAKNLQFDLDQDGACEDYTLQDGKLKVATGAQIIWESQDDWWVDDFFLGDADNDGVFDLNMLVWKSGSFGRHKPFWIAGDDPDVKNHLFIFKPAAGSFKPVWQSSNLDRPNYEAALADLDGDGKNELIVTEGDYTDPAKRDAGLWKWNGWGFSKIAYGEPQDF, encoded by the coding sequence ATGAAAAGGTTTTTGATAATCACCATAATCATTGTGCTTGGCTGCCTGGGCTATCTGGTCAAGAAAGATTTGCTGCCGGGAGCCTGGGGCAATAGCTCACCGGAAGAAAATTTCGCGGCTTTTAAAGCGAAAAAGCTGAAGCTGCCAATCAGGACGGAGCCGGTCTGCCTGGTGGCTGTAGGGGATATTATGCTCTCCCGGGGCGTGGCCGGAGAAATCAAAGAACACGGGGATGATCCGCGCCACCCCTTTTTACAAATTGAAAAATACTTAAAGAGCGGCGATATTGTATTCGGCAACCTGGAGAACCCGATCACGCCGGGCAGGGAGATCATGATGCCGGAGATGACCCTGCGCGCCGATCCGGGAGTGGAAATAGCCCTGAAAGACGCCGGTTTCACGGTCCTTTCCCTGGCCAACAACCATTTGCCGGATTTTGGCTCCCAGGGCGTGCTTGATACTGTACGATATCTGAATAACGCGGGTATTGGGCATACAGGCGCCGGGGAAACGGAAGAAGAGGCCTTTGCCGCGGAGTTTATCGAAGTAAAAGGGCTGCGAGTGGCTTTCCTTGCTTTTACCGATCCGGCCATTGTCCCGGATTCCTATCCGGCCCGGTCAGATCATCCCGGCGTTGCCTTTCTCAACCAGGAAAAGATGAGGGCGGCCGTGCGTTATGCCGGGGAAAAGGCGGATTTTGTGGTGGTGTCCATGCACGCCGGTACGGAATACGAGACCCGGCCGGACCTGGCGCAAACCAGGTTGGCCCGCCTGGCTGTTGACGCCGGGGCGGATCTCGTCCTGGGGCATCACCCCCATGTGGTACAGAAAATAGAGAAATACAAAGGAAAATACATCTTTTACAGCCTGGGCAATTTCGTTTTCGATCAAAAGTGGTCTCGGGCTACCCGTGTTGGGCTGGCGGCTAAAATATTCATCACCCCCGAAGGTGTGGAGAAGTTTGAATTACTGCCCGTTTTCATCAATGACCAGGACCAGCCGCAAGCTTTGGAAGGTGAAGAGGCTGAAATGGCTTTGGAAAATACCGGATTAAGATTGGAAGATACAGCTATCCCGGCTTGGGATCAGGAAAGCCGGGTTTTCAGGGAAACCAAGCGGTATGTATGCTATGCCCGGAAACCTTTGCTGGAGTGCAGGCTGGCGAAAAACCTGCAATTTGACCTGGATCAGGACGGCGCCTGCGAAGACTATACCTTGCAGGACGGGAAATTAAAGGTCGCGACCGGCGCCCAAATTATCTGGGAGTCGCAGGATGACTGGTGGGTGGATGATTTTTTTCTGGGTGACGCTGACAATGACGGTGTATTTGATTTAAATATGCTGGTCTGGAAGTCAGGCAGTTTCGGCCGGCACAAGCCCTTCTGGATTGCCGGCGACGACCCGGACGTCAAGAACCATCTATTTATCTTTAAACCGGCCGCGGGTTCCTTTAAACCGGTGTGGCAGTCATCCAACCTGGACCGGCCCAATTATGAGGCGGCCCTTGCAGATCTTGACGGTGACGGCAAAAATGAGCTGATTGTCACGGAAGGAGACTATACCGATCCCGCTAAGAGGGATGCAGGCCTCTGGAAGTGGAACGGTTGGGGGTTCAGCAAGATTGCTTATGGCGAACCGCAAGATTTTTAA